The Oryzias latipes chromosome 4, ASM223467v1 genome includes a window with the following:
- the cdkl5 gene encoding cyclin-dependent kinase-like 5 isoform X1 — MKISGLGDVMNKFEVLGIVGEGAYGVVLKCRHKDTNEIVAIKKFKDSEENEEVKETTLRELKMLRTLKQENIVELKEAFRRRGKLYLVFEYVEKNMLELLEELPTGVPTEKVRSYIFQLIKAIHWCHKHDIVHRDIKPENLLISSADVLKLCDFGFARNLSEGTDANYTEYVATRWYRSPELLLGAPYGKAVDMWSVGCILGELSDGQPLFPGESELDQLFTIQKVLGPLPPEQMKLFYNNPRFHGLRFPAVNHPQTLERRYLGIIGVGLLDLLKNLLLLNPTERFLTEQCLNHHTFQTLRLVERAGPPTPTPARSSKRKPHHGDNNTPSRSHGGKSSGGHRSSSRECSSLPRHEDVHSSNDAFLNGNMSAVMNLSPTLHPKNYQPQIFNHSTACSMDLASSNLPHLHSSSEAKSKGDFEMNLGSKVSDGPGAKYLKSNFRSQQNRHSFVEGKTSTLQSGEKHSRHNYMESHSSMPSSSKFAYLNLSKSYGTLSDAKSVGNLNDLHLYADEPTSRYFPSSCLDLTAPSSPASRRVERLGLGTGGRGSMRSDRESNTLDSSYRRSSTRHKSSEEAKSPDSLDAGEGSTERSHAHSLSAPHDPQVYGQGYTSPFSSQQRPHRHSMYVRRDHQRTHGADDGLSVGQGLATRASSLQLLSPQLQHRTLPRHSGSSSREEDMSRSEQASTEVTHSRPAIRDSTRDNTASFHTQRQKSEVGLYHDQQAEDGGSSKENRNIYSESMPRRVGSFYRVPSPRPDNAFHESRAQSRPSALSGDGSSLTNHTKRQPAFDPWTGPDTVVLNASEPSKEKGKQGFFRAIKKKKKKPQMAANEGMDSAIQKSSRSSGHQSSRHRSRDKSRDRNQDRDRDKDWPPEKPSDSHSPSQPLKSLRKLLHLSSSSSNQTASSDMRYQPLTNSTQGGFAENRGHSGVSTPQLKSRQTGYPLPGQLESGWHSSALGRPEGNPYPEQMGIKGGQNGHGFGRPSRSRMPNLNDLKETAL; from the exons GATACCAATGAAATTGTGGCCATTAAGAAATTCAAGGACAGTGAAG AAAATGAGGAGGTCAAAGAAACAACCCTGCGGGAGCTCAAAATGCTCCGCACCCTCAAGCAGGAGAACATCGTTGAACTGAAGGAGGCCTTTCGCAGAAGAGGCAAGCTGTACCTCGTCTTTGAGTATGTGGAGAAG AATATGCTGGAACTGCTTGAGGAGTTACCCACCGGTGTGCCGACGGAGAAAGTGCGCAGCTACATCTTCCAGTTGATTAAAGCTATTCACTGGTGCCACAAGCACGACATCGTACACAGAG ACATAAAGCCAGAAAATCTTCTCATCAGTTCCGCTGACGTCCTGAAACTCTGCGACTTTG GTTTTGCTCGTAATCTCTCCGAGGGAACTGATGCCAATTACACGGAGTATGTGGCCACTAGGTGGTACCGCTCTCCGGAGCTGCTGCTCGG GGCCCCCTACGGGAAGGCGGTGGACATGTGGTCAGTGGGCTGCATCTTAGGAGAGCTGAGTGATGGACAGCCTCTGTTCCCAGGAGAGAGTGAGCTGGACCAGCTCTTCACCATCCAGAAAGTGTTGGGACCACTGCCCCCGGAGCAGATGAAGCTCTTCTACAACAACCCCCGCTTCCATGGACTGAGG TTCCCTGCTGTGAATCATCCACAAACTTTGGAGCGGAGGTACCTGGGCATCATCGGTGTAGGCCTGCTCGATCTGCTGAAG AACCTGCTGCTGCTCAACCCCACCGAGCGATTCCTCACAGAGCAGTGCCTGAACCACCACACCTTCCAGACCCTGCGGCTGGTGGAGCGGGCCGGcccacccacccccacaccGGCGCGCTCCTCCAAGAGAAAGCCTCACCATGGAGACAACAACACCCCCAGCAG gagCCATGGAGGGAAAAGCTCAGGAGGCCACCGCTCCAGCAGCAGAGAGTGCTCCAGCCTACCCAGACATGAAGACGTCCACTCCAGCAATGACGCCTTCCTCAACGGCAACATGTCTGCAGTCATgaacctcagccccaccctgcATCCCAAGAACTACCAGCCTCAGATTTTCAACCACTCCACTGCGTGCAGCATGGACCTGGCCAGCAGCAACCTGCCGCATCTGCACAGCTCCAGTGAGGCCAAGAGCAAAGGCGACTTTGAGATGAACCTGGGGTCCAAGGTGTCCGATGGCCCTGGAGCCAAGTACCTGAAGTCCAACTTCCGCTCGCAGCAAAACAGGCACTCATTTGTTGAAGGGAAAACCAGCACGCTTCAGTCGGGGGAGAAGCACAGTCGACACAACTACATGGAGTCCCACAGCTCCATGCCTTCCTCCTCCAAGTTTGCGTACCTGAACTTGTCAAAGAGCTATGGCACGCTGAGTGATGCCAAGTCTGTGGGGAACCTAAACGATTTGCATCTGTATGCAGATGAGCCAACATCACGTTATTTTCCCTCCAGCTGTCTAGACCTCACCGCTCCGAGCAGCCCAGCATCCCGGAGAGTGGAAAGGCTGGGACTCGGCACAGGGGGTCGAGGCAGCATGCGCTCCGACAGGGAGAGCAACACGCTGGACTCCTCCTACAGGCGCTCCTCCACCCGCCACAAGAGCTCAGAGGAGGCAAAGTCACCAGACAGCCTGGATGCAGGGGAAGGTAGCACGGAGAGGAGCCACGCCCACTCTCTATCCGCCCCACACGACCCGCAGGTGTACGGCCAGGGGTACACCAGCCCTTTCTCCTCCCAGCAGCGGCCGCACCGCCACTCCATGTACGTACGGAGGGATCACCAGAGGACACACGGGGCGGACGACGGGCTGTCGGTCGGGCAGGGCCTGGCCACCAGAGCCAGCAGCCTGCAGCTCCTGTCTCCACAGCTGCAGCACCGCACGCTGCCGCGCCACTCCGGCAGCTCGTCCAGAGAAGAAGACATGAGCAGG AGTGAGCAGGCATCCACTGAGGTCACCCACAGCAGACCCGCAATAAGGGACTCCACAAGGGACAACACTGCATCTTTTCACACACAGCGGCAAAAAAGCGAG GTTGGCTTATATCATGACCAGCAGGCTGAAGATGGGGGCTCCTCCAAGGAAAACCGCAACATCTACAGTGAATCCATGCCGAGGCGGGTGGGCAGCTTCTACAGAG TCCCTTCTCCCCGGCCAGACAACGCCTTCCATGAGAGCAGGGCTCAGAGCCGACCCTCTGCTCTGTCCGGGGACGgcagcagtctgaccaatcacacCAAACGTCAGCCTGCATTCGACCCCTG GACCGGTCCGGATACTGTCGTCCTGAACGCCTCTGAACCTTCCAAAGAAAAGGGGAAGCAGGGTTTCTTCAgagcaataaaaaagaaaaagaaaaaacctcaaaTG GCTGCTAATGAAGGCATGGATTCAGCCATCCAGAAGTCCTCCAGGTCCTCCGGACACCAAAGCAGCCGCCACAGATCCCGGGACAAGAGCAGAGACCGGAACCAAGATAGAGACAGGGACAAGGACTGGCCACCCGAGAAGCCATCCGATTCACACTCTCCG AGTCAGCCGCTGAAGTCACTGCGGAAGCTCCTGCACCTCTCTTCCTCATCCTCCAATCAGACTGCGTCCTCTGACATGCGCTACCAGCCACTGACTAACTCCACTCAAGGCGGTTTCGCTGAAAACCGAGGTCACTCAGGGGTCAGCACCCCCCAGCTTAAGAGTCGACAGACAGGCTACCCTCTACCGGGACAGCTGGAGTCCGGCTGGCACTCGTCCGCACTGGGCCGCCCTGAGGGCAACCCGTACCCTGAGCAAATGGGCATCAAAGGAGGTCAGAACGGGCACGGCTTTGGACGCCCCTCCAGATCCCGGATGCCTAACCTCAACGACCTGAAAGAGACTGCTCTGTAA
- the cdkl5 gene encoding cyclin-dependent kinase-like 5 isoform X2, translating into MKISGLGDVMNKFEVLGIVGEGAYGVVLKCRHKDTNEIVAIKKFKDSEENEEVKETTLRELKMLRTLKQENIVELKEAFRRRGKLYLVFEYVEKNMLELLEELPTGVPTEKVRSYIFQLIKAIHWCHKHDIVHRDIKPENLLISSADVLKLCDFGFARNLSEGTDANYTEYVATRWYRSPELLLGAPYGKAVDMWSVGCILGELSDGQPLFPGESELDQLFTIQKVLGPLPPEQMKLFYNNPRFHGLRFPAVNHPQTLERRYLGIIGVGLLDLLKNLLLLNPTERFLTEQCLNHHTFQTLRLVERAGPPTPTPARSSKRKPHHGDNNTPSRSHGGKSSGGHRSSSRECSSLPRHEDVHSSNDAFLNGNMSAVMNLSPTLHPKNYQPQIFNHSTACSMDLASSNLPHLHSSSEAKSKGDFEMNLGSKVSDGPGAKYLKSNFRSQQNRHSFVEGKTSTLQSGEKHSRHNYMESHSSMPSSSKFAYLNLSKSYGTLSDAKSVGNLNDLHLYADEPTSRYFPSSCLDLTAPSSPASRRVERLGLGTGGRGSMRSDRESNTLDSSYRRSSTRHKSSEEAKSPDSLDAGEGSTERSHAHSLSAPHDPQVYGQGYTSPFSSQQRPHRHSMYVRRDHQRTHGADDGLSVGQGLATRASSLQLLSPQLQHRTLPRHSGSSSREEDMSRSEQASTEVTHSRPAIRDSTRDNTASFHTQRQKSEVGLYHDQQAEDGGSSKENRNIYSESMPRRVGSFYRDNAFHESRAQSRPSALSGDGSSLTNHTKRQPAFDPWTGPDTVVLNASEPSKEKGKQGFFRAIKKKKKKPQMAANEGMDSAIQKSSRSSGHQSSRHRSRDKSRDRNQDRDRDKDWPPEKPSDSHSPSQPLKSLRKLLHLSSSSSNQTASSDMRYQPLTNSTQGGFAENRGHSGVSTPQLKSRQTGYPLPGQLESGWHSSALGRPEGNPYPEQMGIKGGQNGHGFGRPSRSRMPNLNDLKETAL; encoded by the exons GATACCAATGAAATTGTGGCCATTAAGAAATTCAAGGACAGTGAAG AAAATGAGGAGGTCAAAGAAACAACCCTGCGGGAGCTCAAAATGCTCCGCACCCTCAAGCAGGAGAACATCGTTGAACTGAAGGAGGCCTTTCGCAGAAGAGGCAAGCTGTACCTCGTCTTTGAGTATGTGGAGAAG AATATGCTGGAACTGCTTGAGGAGTTACCCACCGGTGTGCCGACGGAGAAAGTGCGCAGCTACATCTTCCAGTTGATTAAAGCTATTCACTGGTGCCACAAGCACGACATCGTACACAGAG ACATAAAGCCAGAAAATCTTCTCATCAGTTCCGCTGACGTCCTGAAACTCTGCGACTTTG GTTTTGCTCGTAATCTCTCCGAGGGAACTGATGCCAATTACACGGAGTATGTGGCCACTAGGTGGTACCGCTCTCCGGAGCTGCTGCTCGG GGCCCCCTACGGGAAGGCGGTGGACATGTGGTCAGTGGGCTGCATCTTAGGAGAGCTGAGTGATGGACAGCCTCTGTTCCCAGGAGAGAGTGAGCTGGACCAGCTCTTCACCATCCAGAAAGTGTTGGGACCACTGCCCCCGGAGCAGATGAAGCTCTTCTACAACAACCCCCGCTTCCATGGACTGAGG TTCCCTGCTGTGAATCATCCACAAACTTTGGAGCGGAGGTACCTGGGCATCATCGGTGTAGGCCTGCTCGATCTGCTGAAG AACCTGCTGCTGCTCAACCCCACCGAGCGATTCCTCACAGAGCAGTGCCTGAACCACCACACCTTCCAGACCCTGCGGCTGGTGGAGCGGGCCGGcccacccacccccacaccGGCGCGCTCCTCCAAGAGAAAGCCTCACCATGGAGACAACAACACCCCCAGCAG gagCCATGGAGGGAAAAGCTCAGGAGGCCACCGCTCCAGCAGCAGAGAGTGCTCCAGCCTACCCAGACATGAAGACGTCCACTCCAGCAATGACGCCTTCCTCAACGGCAACATGTCTGCAGTCATgaacctcagccccaccctgcATCCCAAGAACTACCAGCCTCAGATTTTCAACCACTCCACTGCGTGCAGCATGGACCTGGCCAGCAGCAACCTGCCGCATCTGCACAGCTCCAGTGAGGCCAAGAGCAAAGGCGACTTTGAGATGAACCTGGGGTCCAAGGTGTCCGATGGCCCTGGAGCCAAGTACCTGAAGTCCAACTTCCGCTCGCAGCAAAACAGGCACTCATTTGTTGAAGGGAAAACCAGCACGCTTCAGTCGGGGGAGAAGCACAGTCGACACAACTACATGGAGTCCCACAGCTCCATGCCTTCCTCCTCCAAGTTTGCGTACCTGAACTTGTCAAAGAGCTATGGCACGCTGAGTGATGCCAAGTCTGTGGGGAACCTAAACGATTTGCATCTGTATGCAGATGAGCCAACATCACGTTATTTTCCCTCCAGCTGTCTAGACCTCACCGCTCCGAGCAGCCCAGCATCCCGGAGAGTGGAAAGGCTGGGACTCGGCACAGGGGGTCGAGGCAGCATGCGCTCCGACAGGGAGAGCAACACGCTGGACTCCTCCTACAGGCGCTCCTCCACCCGCCACAAGAGCTCAGAGGAGGCAAAGTCACCAGACAGCCTGGATGCAGGGGAAGGTAGCACGGAGAGGAGCCACGCCCACTCTCTATCCGCCCCACACGACCCGCAGGTGTACGGCCAGGGGTACACCAGCCCTTTCTCCTCCCAGCAGCGGCCGCACCGCCACTCCATGTACGTACGGAGGGATCACCAGAGGACACACGGGGCGGACGACGGGCTGTCGGTCGGGCAGGGCCTGGCCACCAGAGCCAGCAGCCTGCAGCTCCTGTCTCCACAGCTGCAGCACCGCACGCTGCCGCGCCACTCCGGCAGCTCGTCCAGAGAAGAAGACATGAGCAGG AGTGAGCAGGCATCCACTGAGGTCACCCACAGCAGACCCGCAATAAGGGACTCCACAAGGGACAACACTGCATCTTTTCACACACAGCGGCAAAAAAGCGAG GTTGGCTTATATCATGACCAGCAGGCTGAAGATGGGGGCTCCTCCAAGGAAAACCGCAACATCTACAGTGAATCCATGCCGAGGCGGGTGGGCAGCTTCTACAGAG ACAACGCCTTCCATGAGAGCAGGGCTCAGAGCCGACCCTCTGCTCTGTCCGGGGACGgcagcagtctgaccaatcacacCAAACGTCAGCCTGCATTCGACCCCTG GACCGGTCCGGATACTGTCGTCCTGAACGCCTCTGAACCTTCCAAAGAAAAGGGGAAGCAGGGTTTCTTCAgagcaataaaaaagaaaaagaaaaaacctcaaaTG GCTGCTAATGAAGGCATGGATTCAGCCATCCAGAAGTCCTCCAGGTCCTCCGGACACCAAAGCAGCCGCCACAGATCCCGGGACAAGAGCAGAGACCGGAACCAAGATAGAGACAGGGACAAGGACTGGCCACCCGAGAAGCCATCCGATTCACACTCTCCG AGTCAGCCGCTGAAGTCACTGCGGAAGCTCCTGCACCTCTCTTCCTCATCCTCCAATCAGACTGCGTCCTCTGACATGCGCTACCAGCCACTGACTAACTCCACTCAAGGCGGTTTCGCTGAAAACCGAGGTCACTCAGGGGTCAGCACCCCCCAGCTTAAGAGTCGACAGACAGGCTACCCTCTACCGGGACAGCTGGAGTCCGGCTGGCACTCGTCCGCACTGGGCCGCCCTGAGGGCAACCCGTACCCTGAGCAAATGGGCATCAAAGGAGGTCAGAACGGGCACGGCTTTGGACGCCCCTCCAGATCCCGGATGCCTAACCTCAACGACCTGAAAGAGACTGCTCTGTAA
- the cdkl5 gene encoding cyclin-dependent kinase-like 5 isoform X5, which translates to MKISGLGDVMNKFEVLGIVGEGAYGVVLKCRHKDTNEIVAIKKFKDSEENEEVKETTLRELKMLRTLKQENIVELKEAFRRRGKLYLVFEYVEKNMLELLEELPTGVPTEKVRSYIFQLIKAIHWCHKHDIVHRDIKPENLLISSADVLKLCDFGFARNLSEGTDANYTEYVATRWYRSPELLLGAPYGKAVDMWSVGCILGELSDGQPLFPGESELDQLFTIQKVLGPLPPEQMKLFYNNPRFHGLRFPAVNHPQTLERRYLGIIGVGLLDLLKNLLLLNPTERFLTEQCLNHHTFQTLRLVERAGPPTPTPARSSKRKPHHGDNNTPSRSHGGKSSGGHRSSSRECSSLPRHEDVHSSNDAFLNGNMSAVMNLSPTLHPKNYQPQIFNHSTACSMDLASSNLPHLHSSSEAKSKGDFEMNLGSKVSDGPGAKYLKSNFRSQQNRHSFVEGKTSTLQSGEKHSRHNYMESHSSMPSSSKFAYLNLSKSYGTLSDAKSVGNLNDLHLYADEPTSRYFPSSCLDLTAPSSPASRRVERLGLGTGGRGSMRSDRESNTLDSSYRRSSTRHKSSEEAKSPDSLDAGEGSTERSHAHSLSAPHDPQVYGQGYTSPFSSQQRPHRHSMYVRRDHQRTHGADDGLSVGQGLATRASSLQLLSPQLQHRTLPRHSGSSSREEDMSRVGLYHDQQAEDGGSSKENRNIYSESMPRRVGSFYRVPSPRPDNAFHESRAQSRPSALSGDGSSLTNHTKRQPAFDPWTGPDTVVLNASEPSKEKGKQGFFRAIKKKKKKPQMAANEGMDSAIQKSSRSSGHQSSRHRSRDKSRDRNQDRDRDKDWPPEKPSDSHSPSQPLKSLRKLLHLSSSSSNQTASSDMRYQPLTNSTQGGFAENRGHSGVSTPQLKSRQTGYPLPGQLESGWHSSALGRPEGNPYPEQMGIKGGQNGHGFGRPSRSRMPNLNDLKETAL; encoded by the exons GATACCAATGAAATTGTGGCCATTAAGAAATTCAAGGACAGTGAAG AAAATGAGGAGGTCAAAGAAACAACCCTGCGGGAGCTCAAAATGCTCCGCACCCTCAAGCAGGAGAACATCGTTGAACTGAAGGAGGCCTTTCGCAGAAGAGGCAAGCTGTACCTCGTCTTTGAGTATGTGGAGAAG AATATGCTGGAACTGCTTGAGGAGTTACCCACCGGTGTGCCGACGGAGAAAGTGCGCAGCTACATCTTCCAGTTGATTAAAGCTATTCACTGGTGCCACAAGCACGACATCGTACACAGAG ACATAAAGCCAGAAAATCTTCTCATCAGTTCCGCTGACGTCCTGAAACTCTGCGACTTTG GTTTTGCTCGTAATCTCTCCGAGGGAACTGATGCCAATTACACGGAGTATGTGGCCACTAGGTGGTACCGCTCTCCGGAGCTGCTGCTCGG GGCCCCCTACGGGAAGGCGGTGGACATGTGGTCAGTGGGCTGCATCTTAGGAGAGCTGAGTGATGGACAGCCTCTGTTCCCAGGAGAGAGTGAGCTGGACCAGCTCTTCACCATCCAGAAAGTGTTGGGACCACTGCCCCCGGAGCAGATGAAGCTCTTCTACAACAACCCCCGCTTCCATGGACTGAGG TTCCCTGCTGTGAATCATCCACAAACTTTGGAGCGGAGGTACCTGGGCATCATCGGTGTAGGCCTGCTCGATCTGCTGAAG AACCTGCTGCTGCTCAACCCCACCGAGCGATTCCTCACAGAGCAGTGCCTGAACCACCACACCTTCCAGACCCTGCGGCTGGTGGAGCGGGCCGGcccacccacccccacaccGGCGCGCTCCTCCAAGAGAAAGCCTCACCATGGAGACAACAACACCCCCAGCAG gagCCATGGAGGGAAAAGCTCAGGAGGCCACCGCTCCAGCAGCAGAGAGTGCTCCAGCCTACCCAGACATGAAGACGTCCACTCCAGCAATGACGCCTTCCTCAACGGCAACATGTCTGCAGTCATgaacctcagccccaccctgcATCCCAAGAACTACCAGCCTCAGATTTTCAACCACTCCACTGCGTGCAGCATGGACCTGGCCAGCAGCAACCTGCCGCATCTGCACAGCTCCAGTGAGGCCAAGAGCAAAGGCGACTTTGAGATGAACCTGGGGTCCAAGGTGTCCGATGGCCCTGGAGCCAAGTACCTGAAGTCCAACTTCCGCTCGCAGCAAAACAGGCACTCATTTGTTGAAGGGAAAACCAGCACGCTTCAGTCGGGGGAGAAGCACAGTCGACACAACTACATGGAGTCCCACAGCTCCATGCCTTCCTCCTCCAAGTTTGCGTACCTGAACTTGTCAAAGAGCTATGGCACGCTGAGTGATGCCAAGTCTGTGGGGAACCTAAACGATTTGCATCTGTATGCAGATGAGCCAACATCACGTTATTTTCCCTCCAGCTGTCTAGACCTCACCGCTCCGAGCAGCCCAGCATCCCGGAGAGTGGAAAGGCTGGGACTCGGCACAGGGGGTCGAGGCAGCATGCGCTCCGACAGGGAGAGCAACACGCTGGACTCCTCCTACAGGCGCTCCTCCACCCGCCACAAGAGCTCAGAGGAGGCAAAGTCACCAGACAGCCTGGATGCAGGGGAAGGTAGCACGGAGAGGAGCCACGCCCACTCTCTATCCGCCCCACACGACCCGCAGGTGTACGGCCAGGGGTACACCAGCCCTTTCTCCTCCCAGCAGCGGCCGCACCGCCACTCCATGTACGTACGGAGGGATCACCAGAGGACACACGGGGCGGACGACGGGCTGTCGGTCGGGCAGGGCCTGGCCACCAGAGCCAGCAGCCTGCAGCTCCTGTCTCCACAGCTGCAGCACCGCACGCTGCCGCGCCACTCCGGCAGCTCGTCCAGAGAAGAAGACATGAGCAGG GTTGGCTTATATCATGACCAGCAGGCTGAAGATGGGGGCTCCTCCAAGGAAAACCGCAACATCTACAGTGAATCCATGCCGAGGCGGGTGGGCAGCTTCTACAGAG TCCCTTCTCCCCGGCCAGACAACGCCTTCCATGAGAGCAGGGCTCAGAGCCGACCCTCTGCTCTGTCCGGGGACGgcagcagtctgaccaatcacacCAAACGTCAGCCTGCATTCGACCCCTG GACCGGTCCGGATACTGTCGTCCTGAACGCCTCTGAACCTTCCAAAGAAAAGGGGAAGCAGGGTTTCTTCAgagcaataaaaaagaaaaagaaaaaacctcaaaTG GCTGCTAATGAAGGCATGGATTCAGCCATCCAGAAGTCCTCCAGGTCCTCCGGACACCAAAGCAGCCGCCACAGATCCCGGGACAAGAGCAGAGACCGGAACCAAGATAGAGACAGGGACAAGGACTGGCCACCCGAGAAGCCATCCGATTCACACTCTCCG AGTCAGCCGCTGAAGTCACTGCGGAAGCTCCTGCACCTCTCTTCCTCATCCTCCAATCAGACTGCGTCCTCTGACATGCGCTACCAGCCACTGACTAACTCCACTCAAGGCGGTTTCGCTGAAAACCGAGGTCACTCAGGGGTCAGCACCCCCCAGCTTAAGAGTCGACAGACAGGCTACCCTCTACCGGGACAGCTGGAGTCCGGCTGGCACTCGTCCGCACTGGGCCGCCCTGAGGGCAACCCGTACCCTGAGCAAATGGGCATCAAAGGAGGTCAGAACGGGCACGGCTTTGGACGCCCCTCCAGATCCCGGATGCCTAACCTCAACGACCTGAAAGAGACTGCTCTGTAA